The DNA sequence GTTTAATACGTTAACCATGGCGTTCGCAGAGGATTCGACGATATCCGTTGCCAGACCCACGCCGTGGAAACGGCGTCCTTGATACTCCACCACGATGTCTACCTGACCCAACGCTTCTTTGCCTTGTCCTTTGGCTGACAACTGGTATTTGACCAGATTAATCGGATAACCCGTGATACGGTTGATGGCCTGATACACCGCATCCACCGGGCCGTTGCCCGTCGCCGCTTCAGACAGTGTCTCTTCACCGCATGACAATTTGACGGATGCCGTTGCCATCACGCTTGAGCCGGACTGCACGCTAAAGTAATCGAGACGATAGAACTCGGAGCTCTCCTGCTGGTTGTTGATGAACGCCAGCGCTTCCAAATCGTAATCGAACACCTGGCCTTTCTTGTCGGCCAGTTTCAGGAAGTCGGCGTAGAGCGTATCCAGATTGTAATCATTTTCTTTGTAACCCATTTCTTCCATGCGGTGCTTAACGGCAGCACGGCCAGAACGAGACGTCAGGTTCAACTGCACTTCTTTCAGGCCGATCGATTCCGGCGTCATGATTTCGTAGTTTTCGCGGTTTTTCAGCACGCCATCCTGATGGATACCGGAAGAATGCGCGAAGGCGTTAGCGCCGACCACCGCTTTGTTCGCCGGAATCGGCATGTTGCAAATCTGGCTGACGATTTGGCTGGTGCGGTAAATTTCCTGATGGTTGATACCAGTGTGCAGGTTCATCAACTGGTTGCGCACCTTAATCGCCATAATCACTTCTTCCAGCGCACAGTTACCGGCGCGCTCGCCGATACCGTTCAGCGTGCCTTCAACCTGACGCGCACCCGCATGGACGGCAGCCATCGCGTTGCCGACCGCCAGACCCAGGTCATCGTGGGTGTGTACGGAAATAATCGCTTTATCGATGTTCGGCACGCGCTGATACAACGATGCGATGATATTGCCGAATTCGTGCGGCAGGGTATAGCCCACGGTGTCAGGGATGTTGATAGTACGAGCGCCAGCGTTGATGGCGGCTTCGACCACCCGGCTTAAGTCTTCAATCGGCGTGCGACCAGCATCTTCACAGGAGAATTCCACATCGTCGGTGTAGTTGCGCGCGCGTTTGATCATATAAATCGCGCGTTCAATGACGTCATCCAGCGTGCTGCGCAACTTGGTGGCAATGTGCATCGGCGAGGTGGCGATGAAGGTGTGAATACGAAATGCTTCGGCGACACGCAAGGATTCGGCGGCAACGTCGATATCTTTTTCGACACAGCGGGCCAGCGCACACACCCGGCTATTTTTGATGTTGCGGGCAATCGTTTGTACTGACTCGAAATCGCCGGGAGAGGAAACCGGGAAACCGACCTCCATGACATCAACGCCCATTCGTTCAAGCGCCAGCGCAATCTGCAATTTTTCTTTTACGCTGAGGCTCGCTTGCAACGCTTGTTCACCGTCACGCAACGTTGTATCGAAAATCATCACTTGTTGGCTCATCAGTCTTCTTCCTTAATGTGTTGTGTCTGACGCCCGGCGAGTAAAAAAAAACCCGCGCATTGGCGCGGGTTTTTATGTGTGGTGCGATGTGAAATCAGCTCTGACTATCGCCCACCGGCATACCGCGCAAACAAGATGCGTGTAGTAGTAGGCCCGGTAGTTTAGCGAAGTTAAACATGCTGTTTCGTCATCCAAATCGATTAAAATTCAGTTCTGCTCTTATTGGTACTTGATTCACGTTGTGATGTCAACAGCGCGATATAATACACACCAGCCACTGGGTGGGTGTCAGGTCGGTCACACTCCCTGCGCAAAAGCAGCGGAAAGCGCTTTGACGCGGCTTTGCGGCAAGGTAGACTGCCTGCCCGATTTATATCGCCGATTATTGAAATTGTCAGGCTCATGCACGCATCATGAAGACTCATTCACACTCACAAGACCCGTCACTCTCGCAATACCACCTGGTTCATCGCATTCAACAGCAGATAACCCAGCGGCCAAACGCGCTGGCGTTCCGTGAATGGGAGCCGCACCGGGAATGCCAGCTCGATTGGCATCAAGCCGGTGAACGCATCCGTCGCATTGCCTGCGGCCTGCTTGGATTAGGCGTTGATGTACAGGAGCGGGTGGCTATCTTCTCTGACAATGCGATTGCCTGGTCATTGACTGATTTAGCGTTATTGCATCTGCGCGCCGTGACCGTACCGCTATATGCCACCAGTGCGGCGGCCCAAACCGCGTTTATTCTCAACGATGCGGATATTCGAATCGTGTTTGTTGGCGGCCAGGCGCAGTTTGATCTGCTGATGTCGCTGCGTGAGAGCTGCCCACAGCTACGCACGATTATTCTGATGGATGATCAGATTCGGCGTCGCGGTTGTGATATGGCGATGTCGTTGCAGGAGTTTGAAGAGAAGGCGGAAGTGACGGTGTGGGAGCCGGTGCTGCGCCAACGCGTGGCCGAGCGTAGCCTTGATGATTTATTCACGCTTATCTACACCTCGGGCACAACCGGTGAGCCCAAAGGCGTCATGCTCGATTATGCCAATATGGCAAACCAACTGATGCTGCACGATGAGCGCCTGGACGTTGGCGGCCAGGATGTATCACTGTGTTTTCTGCCGCTGTCGCATGTGTTTGAACGAGCCTGGAGCTTTTTTATTATGCACAGCGATGCGGTGAACGTTTTTCTGCGTGATACCAATCGAGTGCGTGACGCCATGGCCGCTGTGCGGCCTACGCTAATGTGCGCAGTCCCTCGCTTTTATGAAAAAGTGTTTAGCGCAATTCATGAAAAGGTTGCGCAGGCACCCTGGTTACGTCGGTCGTTGTTTCATTGGGCGATGACGCAGGGAAAACAGGCCTTTTTACGTCGTCAGGCAGGTAAAAGCGTCGGTCTGTGGCAAACGCTGCGTTATCGTCTGGCTGACCGGCTGGTTTTGTCGCGTTTACGCCATTTGTTAGGCGGCAACGTGCGCTTTATGCCTGCCGCAGGCGCACATCTTGATAGCCGGATAATCGCGTTTTTTCAGTCGATGGGCGTGCGGATTGTCTATGGCTACGGGTTGACGGAAACCTGTGCGACCGTTTCGTGCTGGCAAGAGTATGGCGAAACCGGCTCCGTAGGGACGCCGCTGCCGGGCATTGCCGTTCGAATAGGCGAGCACAATGAGATTCAGGTGCGCGGTGCAACCGTGATGCGCGGCTACTATCGTCGCGAGCAGGAGACAGCTGCTGCGTTTACGCCTGATGGCTGGTTTAAAACCGGTGATGCCGGTGAAATAGATGAAAATGGCAATGTGTTTATCACCGAACGGCTGAAGGATCTGATGAAGACGTCCGGGGGGAAATATATTGCGCCTCAGCATTTGGAAGGTGCATTAGGCCAGGATCGCTTTATCGAACAGGTCGCGGTGATTGCCGATGCGCGTAAATATGTATCCGCACTGATTGTGCCTTGTTTTGATGCGCTGGAAGAGTATGCGCGTTCTATCAATCTTATCTATCAAGACAGGATGGAGCTGTTGCGCAATAGCCATATTTTGTCGCTGTTTGAACAGCGCCTGCATACGGTGCAAAAAGAGTTTGCCCGCTTTGAGCAGGTAAAGAAATTCACGTTGCTGGCCGCGCCGTTTAGTCTGGAGCAAGGTGAGTTGACCCCGACATTAAAACTCCGTCGAAAAGTCATTCATCAGCGTTATCAGCTGGAAATTGAAGCCATGTACACCGATTAGCAGTCGTTTTGACGGTTGATGACGGTGAGCTTTAATTTTTTGTACCAATATTTCACTCTGTAATGCATCGGCATGGCGGGATATTTTTGAATGTCATGCTGATGTGTTAGCGTTTTATCTCCTCTTACTCTCTTTTAACAGTTGATTTACTAAAAACACCGCACCGCCTGCGCGGCCGCGCGGTTTGCCTGCGTCATCATCTGGCGTTATGTTAATAAGTTATATGTTAAAACCCGGCGGCCTCCTGTGGGAGCCGTCTGTGAGCGCGGGGTTTTCCCCTGTCAATACTGCGGCGTGAAGCGTCGCTATCTGAACAAGTCGCTATCTGAACAATAAGAGGCAAACCCATGGAGATGTTGTCAGGCGCCGAAATGGTGGTTCGATCGTTGATCGATCAGGGCGTAAAACATGTGTTCGGTTATCCGGGTGGGGCGGTGCTGGATATTTATGATGCATTGCACACGGTTGGTGGCATCGAGCATATTTTAGTGCGTCATGAGCAGGGCGCGGTACACATGGCTGACGGTTATGCACGTGCAACGGGCGAGGTCGGCGTGGTGTTGGTCACATCAGGCCCTGGGGCGACGAATGCAATTACCGGGATTGCGACCGCATACATGGACTCCATTCCTCTGGTCGTGATTTCTGGTCAGGTAGCAACCTCTTTGATTGGTTATGATGCGTTTCAGGAATGCGACATGGTGGGGATTTCCCGCCCGGTGGTGAAGCATAGCTATCTGGTTAAGCGCACGGAAGATATTCCTACGGTGCTGAAGAAAGCGTTTTATCTCGCCGCCAGCGGTCGCCCAGGCCCCGTGGTGGTGGATTTGCCAAAAGATATTCTCAACATCGCCAACAAACTGCCTTATGCCTACCCGGATCAGGTCAGCCTGCGCTCTTACAACCCGACCGTGCAGGGCCATAAAGGGCAGATCAAACGCGCGTTGCAGACGCTGCTGGCCGCAGAGCGCCCGGTTATTTACAGCGGCGGCGGCGTCATTAATGCCAACTGCCATCAGCCATTGCGTGAGCTGGCAGAGAAACTGAATCTCCCTGTCGCCTGCTCGTTAATGGGATTGGGCGGCTTCCCTGGCACCCATCGCCAGTGTCTTGGCATGCTGGGCATGCACGGCACTTACGAAGCCAATATGGCAATGCACAACGCGGATGTCATCTTCGCCGTCGGGGTGCGTTTTGATGATAGAACCACCAATAATCTGGCCAAATACTGCCCGAACGCCACTATTTTGCATATTGATATCGATCCCGCCTCCATTTCTAAAACGGTAGCGGCAGATATTCCAATTGTTGGCGACGCCCATCAGGTACTGACGCTGATGCTGGATCTGTTGGCGCAAGGTGGTAATACGTCGCAGAAATTTGATGGGTTACGCGACTGGTGGCAGCTCATTGAGCAATGGCGCGCGCGCCAGTGCCTGAAGTACAGCACTGAGGGTGAAGCCATCAAACCGCAGGCTGTCATTGAAACGCTGCACCGCCTGACGCAGGGCAAGGCGTATATTGCTTCAGACGTGGGTCAGCACCAAATGTTTGCCGCACTCTATTACCCGTTTGATGAGCCGCGCCGTTGGGTGAACTCCGGCGGTCTGGGTACGATGGGGTTTGGTTTACCCGCCGCGCTGGGGATTAAGCTGGCGTTGCCGCAGGAAACCGTTATCTGCGTGACCGGTGATGGCAGTATCCAGATGAATATTCAGGAGTTATCGACGGCGTTGCAGTATGACTTACCGGTTGTCGTGGTCAGCCTGAATAACCGTTTCCTCGGTATGGTCAAACAGTGGCAGGACATGATCTATTCTGGCCGCCATTCCAGCTCATACATGGAGTCGCTGCCTGATTTTGTCAAACTGGCAGAGGCTTACGGCCATGTCGGTATCACTATCGATAAGCCGGATGAGCTTGAGTCGAAACTCACCGAGGCGCTGGAGCAAAAAAACCGTCTGGTGTTTGTGGATGTACGCGTAGACAGCAGCGAGCATGTCTATCCTATGCAAATCCGTGGCGGAGCAATGGATGAGATGTGGTTAAGTAAAACGGAGAGGACCTGATCATGCGTCGTATTTTGTCAGTATTGCTGGAGAATGAATCAGGTGCGCTGTCGCGCGTGATTGGCCTGTTTTCACAACGCGGTTATAACATTGAAAGCCTGACGGTTGCCCCAACGGATGACCCGACACTGTCTCGCATGACCATTCAAACCGTGGGTGATGAGAAAGTGCTGGAGCAGATTGAAAAACAACTGCATAAACTGGTGGATGTGCTGCGCGTGAGCGAGCTTGGGCAAGGCGCTTATGTTGAGCGCGAGCTGATGTTGGTCAAACTCCAGGCAACCGGATACGGGCGTGAAGAAGTCAAACGCAGCGCAGACATTTTTCGCGGGCAGATTGTGGATGTCACCGCCTCGCTGTATACCGTGCAACTGGTGGGCACCAGTGAAAAGCTCGATGCCTTTCTCAATAGCGTGCGTGAGGTCGCTGAAGTGATTGAGGTTGCGCGCTCAGGCGTGGTCGGCGTTGCTCGCGGCGAGCGTATCATGCGCTGACGCGAAGCTGAAACGGGGCCGGTAGTTTGGCAATATGCTGATTTTCGTACAGCAAAACTGGCTTCTATGGTGGTAATATCTAGCCCGGCTATGACGCCGGGCTTTTTACTTCTGAACCGATATAAATAATAAAAGCGGTTGCCCGTCAGTGTTTTCTGCGTTTAGATCGGTATCATATCCACGGTTAATTCATGGTTATCGGTTTATTCTTTACTTTTTATCCGGCTTATTAAGGGGTTGCCAGTGAAACTGGATGAAATTGCGCGTCTTGCTGGGGTTTCGCGTACAACGGCCAGTTACGTTATTAATGGTAAGGCGAAGCAATATCGCGTGAGCGACAAAACGGTTGAAAAAGTGATGGCGGTTGTTCGGGAACATAATTACCACCCAAACGCCGTGGCTGCCGGTTTGCGTGCCGGGCGTACCCGCTCTATCGGGCTGGTGATTCCCGATTTGGAGAATACCAGCTATACCCGTATTGCCAATTATCTGGAGCGTCAGGCGCGTCAGCGCGGTTATCAGTTGCTGATTGCCTGTTCTGAAGATCAACCCGATAACGAAATGCGTTGTATTGAACATCTGCTGCAACGTCAGGTTGACGCCATCATCGTTTCGACGGCTTTACCGCCGGAGCATCCGTTTTATCAACGTTGGGCTAACGATCCTCTGCCTATTATCGCGCTTGATAGAGCGCTTGACCGCGAGCACTTCACCAGCGTGGTTGGGGCGGATATGGAAGATGCGGAAATGCTGGCGCAGGAGTTGCGCAAAATAGACGCCCAGGCCGTGATGTATCTCGGCGCATTACCCGAGTTATCCGTGAGTTTTTTACGTGAGCAAGGGTTTCGGCAAGCCTGGGAAGGCGATGCCCGTCAGGTCAATTACATTTATGCCAATAGCTATGAACGCAGTGCTGCGGCAGCGGTATTTGAAGAGTATCTGAAAACGCATCCAATGCCTCAGGCGCTGTTCACCACGTCGTTTCCCCTGTTGCAGGGCGTCATGGATGTCACGCTAAGGCAGAGTGGCCGCTTGCCGAATAATTTGGCGATTGCCACGTTTGGCGATAATGAACTACTGGATTTTCTGGAATGTCAGGTGCTGGCGGTGGCGCAGCGTCATCGCGAAGTGGCAGAACGCGTGCTGGAACTGGTGCTGGCAAGTCTTGATGAGCCGCGCAAACCCAAGCCGGGGTTGTACCGTATCCGGCGAAATCTGTACCGACGCGGCTCTTTAGGCCGACGTTAGTGACTCGGCGCTAAGACGGTTCTGTCAGTGCGGCAGCGGTTGCCAGCACTGACAGCGTTATGGCGATGACAACATAATATGCGGCAGATGTGGCGTTCAATGCGCCACACCTCGGTGTTCTGGCGACACGGCGCGATGAAAATCAGCTGTCGGCTTGCGTTAAACCTGACGAAAAGCGTTGCGGTATGTGTGGCTATACCCCTTCTTTTTCCCTTCTTTTCGCGCGTTAGATTTGTCTGTTTCTTGTGTAAGATAATTCTTATTTTTATTCCTTTTTCTTCGTTTTTATATTCCCAATAATCGATTTCGGATTAATGACTGATAATTTGCGAACTTTGGGAAATACTGACACGGAACAGACGGCGGCAATACTCCAAAAAATAACCGTATGCCACGCCCATCAGCATGGAAATAAGCGCATTGCTGGCAACAGCTTTAATGATTTGTTCTGGTTCTGCGCCGATAATCAGTAGGATAGCGGCATAAACAGGCGACTGGAAACTGACATAAGCAAACAGATCGGCAATGTTTTTCCCTCTCTGCCCTTTCATACTAAATCGTAACGTTATCGCAACAATACGATCGCGATATACGCCATATGGCCAGGCAATAACAATATTCACCGGAATAGATAATAACCGTGAGGAAAGTGATTGCTCAAAAGTCATACCGGATAAGACGATTTCAATTGCCATCCCTGTTAGAAAACAGTAGACCACCATGGCAACGGTATCGGCGACAATACCACGAATTTTGGATGCGGAGGAAAACATCTTCTTAAACCCCTATTTGAAGTATAATATTTTACTTAATTGGCGTTTTTTTGGTTTTTGGTTTGGCTTAATTGCATTCTTATCAGTATACATATCTATTAATTATCTTTTAACTAGTGAAAAAAACTTATTTTTGATTGTTTTTTGTTCATCAGCGCGACTTTATGGCTGCAAATCGTCTTTTACGCTCTATAGATCGTGAGAGAAGTTTATTATGTTATATAAAACAATGTTTTATCTTTTCCATTAGAACGGTGACTGTCACACAGAGAAAACACTACGGCAGTGCAAAAAGAATGTTGCCAAGAAGTAAAGTGCAAGTGAATGTGAATGAGGTGGATATAACGCCAGTAGGCCGTATAAAGAATGACGCGCCTGTTGCTTAATATTTCCGGGATAAATAGATAACCTTGCCTGAAGTGGCAGATAGCGTGTGCGACATCAAAAAAATTTCATTCTGGCGAAAATAAATTCATTCTGATGTCTGTATGCGGATAAGTGCGCGAAAAATTATCAAGAAACTGTTTAAAAATCAGTCGATAAAAATAGAAATTATCGGCAGTGAAAATCAAAAAATACGTATCTAACTGTGACAATCAAAATAATATTGCATCGAATAAAAAACGCGATATCTTTAGCCTCCTTCCTGATAGCCATTAATTTTCCTTAAATAATCACAACGTTAATCTTCATTATTTCGCGGTGATGATTTTTTGGCGGTTTTTTCATACCTCAACTAAATCGGAAATAATGTTCAGGTGCCCCTGTGCTGGCTTGACAAGCTTTTAATCCGCTCCGTAAACTCTCATTAGTGGGGATTTGTGGGATAAAGTGGTAAAAAAGGTCATGAAGGGTTAAATACGGTCATGTTTCGTGGGGCGACGCTGGTCAACCTCGATGGCAAAGGACGGCTCGCCGTTCCTACCCGATACCGGGATTGGCTTACAGAGGAAGCGCAAGGCCAAATGGTTTGTACCATTGACCTGCATCAGCCCTGCCTGCTGCTTTATCTACTGCCCGAATGGGAAATTATCGAACAGAAACTTTCTCGCCTGTCCAGTATGAACCCTGTTGAACGCCGAGTTCAGCGCCTGCTGTTGGGACATGCCAGTGAATGTCAGATGGATAACGCTGGCCGGATATTAATTGCCTCAACACTGCGGCAACATGCGGGTCTTACGAAAGAAGTGATGCTGGTTGGACAGTTCAATAAATTTGAGCTGTGGGATGAACAGACCTGGTATCGACAAGTCAAGGAAGATATTGACGCAGAGCAGTCGGCTCAGGAGCCGTTATCCGAGCGGCTGCGGGATTTATCACTATAGTCATGGCAGAAACGTTTAAACACACCACTGTACTGTTGGATGAGGCTGTTAACGGCCTGGGTATCCGCAGCGACGGTATCTATATTGATGGCACGTTTGGTCGTGGTGGTCACTCGCGCCTCATTCTGTCTCATCTCGGGCCGGAAGGTCGCTTGCTGGCAATTGATCGCGACCCACAGGCTGTGGCTGTCGCTCAAACCTTTAACGATGAGCGCTTCTCGATCATTCATGGGCCATTTTCCGATCTCGCTGATTATGTTGCAGAGCGCGGTTTGACCGGCAAAATTGATGGCATTTTGCTGGATTTAGGCGTTTCTTCGCCGCAGTTGGATGACCCGGAGCGCGGTTTTTCATTTATGCGTGATGGCCCGCTCGATATGCGTATGGACCCGACCCGTGGTCAATCGGCGGCGCAATGGTTAATGAGCGCGGCTGAAGAAGACATCGCCTGGGTGCTGAAAACCTTCGGTGAAGAGCGTTTTGCCAAACGTATCGCTCGCGCCATTGTTGAGCGCAACCGCCTTGATCCACTGACGCGCACCAAAGCGCTGGCGGAGCTCATTGCGGCGGCAAGCCCGATACGGGAAAAACACAAGCACCCGGCCACCCGTTCATTTCAGGCTATTCGCATCTATATCAACAGTGAACTCGAAGAAATTGAGCGCGCCTTGAATGGGGCGTTGCAGGTGCTGGCACCCGGTGGTCGTCTGTCGGTTATCAGCTTTCATTCGCTGGAAGATAGGATTGTGAAACGCTTTATCCGTCAGCATAGCCGTGGGCCGCAAGTGCCTGCCGGATTACCGCTGACGGAAGAACAGTTGCGCAGTCAGGGCGGTCAGACGCTGAAATCGATAGGAAAAATGATGCCGCCCGAGGCTGAAGTTGCCGATAACCCGCGAGCGCGCAGCTCAGTATTGCGCTTTGCCGAGAGGCTCGCATCGTGATTGGCAATGAGCGTCATTCTCTTGGCGGCGTCATTGCGGAAGATTTGCTGCGCCACGGCAAGATAGCGGTACTGCTGCTGATAGCGGTGCTGGTGTCGGCGATTTTGGTGGTGACAACCGCACACCGCACGCGTTTGCTGACTGCCGAACGTGAGCGGTTGCTGCTTGAACGCGACGCTCTCGATATTGAATGGCGCAACCTGATTTTGGAAGAGAATGCGCTGGGCGATCACAGTCGTGTTGAACAGATCGCCACCGAAAAGCTCCATATGGTGCATGTTGATCCGTCACAGGAAAATATTGTGGTTAAGCAACAATGAGTTAATAGGTACTGCTAAATTATGAAAGCAGCGCGGCCAGGAAAGTTAAAGCGTCAGGAAGAACATGCCAGCTTTGTCAGCTGGCGTTTTGCGTTGCTGTGCGGGGG is a window from the Dickeya lacustris genome containing:
- the leuA gene encoding 2-isopropylmalate synthase, whose translation is MSQQVMIFDTTLRDGEQALQASLSVKEKLQIALALERMGVDVMEVGFPVSSPGDFESVQTIARNIKNSRVCALARCVEKDIDVAAESLRVAEAFRIHTFIATSPMHIATKLRSTLDDVIERAIYMIKRARNYTDDVEFSCEDAGRTPIEDLSRVVEAAINAGARTINIPDTVGYTLPHEFGNIIASLYQRVPNIDKAIISVHTHDDLGLAVGNAMAAVHAGARQVEGTLNGIGERAGNCALEEVIMAIKVRNQLMNLHTGINHQEIYRTSQIVSQICNMPIPANKAVVGANAFAHSSGIHQDGVLKNRENYEIMTPESIGLKEVQLNLTSRSGRAAVKHRMEEMGYKENDYNLDTLYADFLKLADKKGQVFDYDLEALAFINNQQESSEFYRLDYFSVQSGSSVMATASVKLSCGEETLSEAATGNGPVDAVYQAINRITGYPINLVKYQLSAKGQGKEALGQVDIVVEYQGRRFHGVGLATDIVESSANAMVNVLNNIKRAQLVEKEVQRLQQHNKHNSQETV
- a CDS encoding AMP-dependent synthetase/ligase, which translates into the protein MKTHSHSQDPSLSQYHLVHRIQQQITQRPNALAFREWEPHRECQLDWHQAGERIRRIACGLLGLGVDVQERVAIFSDNAIAWSLTDLALLHLRAVTVPLYATSAAAQTAFILNDADIRIVFVGGQAQFDLLMSLRESCPQLRTIILMDDQIRRRGCDMAMSLQEFEEKAEVTVWEPVLRQRVAERSLDDLFTLIYTSGTTGEPKGVMLDYANMANQLMLHDERLDVGGQDVSLCFLPLSHVFERAWSFFIMHSDAVNVFLRDTNRVRDAMAAVRPTLMCAVPRFYEKVFSAIHEKVAQAPWLRRSLFHWAMTQGKQAFLRRQAGKSVGLWQTLRYRLADRLVLSRLRHLLGGNVRFMPAAGAHLDSRIIAFFQSMGVRIVYGYGLTETCATVSCWQEYGETGSVGTPLPGIAVRIGEHNEIQVRGATVMRGYYRREQETAAAFTPDGWFKTGDAGEIDENGNVFITERLKDLMKTSGGKYIAPQHLEGALGQDRFIEQVAVIADARKYVSALIVPCFDALEEYARSINLIYQDRMELLRNSHILSLFEQRLHTVQKEFARFEQVKKFTLLAAPFSLEQGELTPTLKLRRKVIHQRYQLEIEAMYTD
- the ilvI gene encoding acetolactate synthase 3 large subunit, producing MEMLSGAEMVVRSLIDQGVKHVFGYPGGAVLDIYDALHTVGGIEHILVRHEQGAVHMADGYARATGEVGVVLVTSGPGATNAITGIATAYMDSIPLVVISGQVATSLIGYDAFQECDMVGISRPVVKHSYLVKRTEDIPTVLKKAFYLAASGRPGPVVVDLPKDILNIANKLPYAYPDQVSLRSYNPTVQGHKGQIKRALQTLLAAERPVIYSGGGVINANCHQPLRELAEKLNLPVACSLMGLGGFPGTHRQCLGMLGMHGTYEANMAMHNADVIFAVGVRFDDRTTNNLAKYCPNATILHIDIDPASISKTVAADIPIVGDAHQVLTLMLDLLAQGGNTSQKFDGLRDWWQLIEQWRARQCLKYSTEGEAIKPQAVIETLHRLTQGKAYIASDVGQHQMFAALYYPFDEPRRWVNSGGLGTMGFGLPAALGIKLALPQETVICVTGDGSIQMNIQELSTALQYDLPVVVVSLNNRFLGMVKQWQDMIYSGRHSSSYMESLPDFVKLAEAYGHVGITIDKPDELESKLTEALEQKNRLVFVDVRVDSSEHVYPMQIRGGAMDEMWLSKTERT
- the ilvN gene encoding acetolactate synthase small subunit, which gives rise to MRRILSVLLENESGALSRVIGLFSQRGYNIESLTVAPTDDPTLSRMTIQTVGDEKVLEQIEKQLHKLVDVLRVSELGQGAYVERELMLVKLQATGYGREEVKRSADIFRGQIVDVTASLYTVQLVGTSEKLDAFLNSVREVAEVIEVARSGVVGVARGERIMR
- the cra gene encoding catabolite repressor/activator; this encodes MKLDEIARLAGVSRTTASYVINGKAKQYRVSDKTVEKVMAVVREHNYHPNAVAAGLRAGRTRSIGLVIPDLENTSYTRIANYLERQARQRGYQLLIACSEDQPDNEMRCIEHLLQRQVDAIIVSTALPPEHPFYQRWANDPLPIIALDRALDREHFTSVVGADMEDAEMLAQELRKIDAQAVMYLGALPELSVSFLREQGFRQAWEGDARQVNYIYANSYERSAAAAVFEEYLKTHPMPQALFTTSFPLLQGVMDVTLRQSGRLPNNLAIATFGDNELLDFLECQVLAVAQRHREVAERVLELVLASLDEPRKPKPGLYRIRRNLYRRGSLGRR
- a CDS encoding L-alanine exporter AlaE translates to MFSSASKIRGIVADTVAMVVYCFLTGMAIEIVLSGMTFEQSLSSRLLSIPVNIVIAWPYGVYRDRIVAITLRFSMKGQRGKNIADLFAYVSFQSPVYAAILLIIGAEPEQIIKAVASNALISMLMGVAYGYFLEYCRRLFRVSISQSSQIISH
- the mraZ gene encoding division/cell wall cluster transcriptional repressor MraZ, giving the protein MFRGATLVNLDGKGRLAVPTRYRDWLTEEAQGQMVCTIDLHQPCLLLYLLPEWEIIEQKLSRLSSMNPVERRVQRLLLGHASECQMDNAGRILIASTLRQHAGLTKEVMLVGQFNKFELWDEQTWYRQVKEDIDAEQSAQEPLSERLRDLSL
- the rsmH gene encoding 16S rRNA (cytosine(1402)-N(4))-methyltransferase RsmH, which codes for MAETFKHTTVLLDEAVNGLGIRSDGIYIDGTFGRGGHSRLILSHLGPEGRLLAIDRDPQAVAVAQTFNDERFSIIHGPFSDLADYVAERGLTGKIDGILLDLGVSSPQLDDPERGFSFMRDGPLDMRMDPTRGQSAAQWLMSAAEEDIAWVLKTFGEERFAKRIARAIVERNRLDPLTRTKALAELIAAASPIREKHKHPATRSFQAIRIYINSELEEIERALNGALQVLAPGGRLSVISFHSLEDRIVKRFIRQHSRGPQVPAGLPLTEEQLRSQGGQTLKSIGKMMPPEAEVADNPRARSSVLRFAERLAS
- the ftsL gene encoding cell division protein FtsL, translating into MIGNERHSLGGVIAEDLLRHGKIAVLLLIAVLVSAILVVTTAHRTRLLTAERERLLLERDALDIEWRNLILEENALGDHSRVEQIATEKLHMVHVDPSQENIVVKQQ